In Cloacibacillus sp., the genomic stretch CGCCATCACCACGATGGTCGATACTACGACTATCAGGACAAGCGGTATGAATCGCGCGTATCTCGCCGAACTGTTCAAGCAGGCCGACGGCGGCGGGGATGAACATCATCGGCATCGCTTCGAGCAGGAATCCGCCGAAGTCCTCGACGTCGGTAAGCTTTACGAGGCCGGAGCAGAGCGCGGCCATCAGGATAAAAAGCCCGTAGACGCCCGCAGGGACCGGCAG encodes the following:
- a CDS encoding CidA/LrgA family protein, with translation LPVPAGVYGLFILMAALCSGLVKLTDVEDFGGFLLEAMPMMFIPAAVGLLEQFGEIRAIHTACPDSRSIDHRGDGGDR